In Prevotella sp. oral taxon 475, one DNA window encodes the following:
- a CDS encoding AMP-binding protein has protein sequence MKEIPSFNSYIERSITEHWEQDALTDYKGRTLQFHDVARKIEKLHILFENGGLCKGDKIAICGRNSAHWAVTFLATLTYGAVAVPIQSEFTPDQIYHIVNHSEAKLLLVGDLVAPHIQPEPMPGIEALIYLPDFSLLASRSERLSFAREHLNELFGKKYPKYFRKKHVAYHRDTAEELALINYTSGTTGFSKGVMLPYRALWGNLDFLLHDIAPHLPRGCHFLSILPMAHMYGQMFEFLLAFCIGAHNFFITRQPSPTLIVEALQQVRPALVSAVPLMVDKIVRKKIFPQVQNNRVKLLLNMPVIGRKVRQRLCEMVRDVFGGNVYEVIVGGASLNKEIEEFLTSIGFPITIVYGTTETAPVITFTDHKKFVPGSCGMPVRHMDVKIAGSVSADVPGEIVTRGLNVMHGYYKNEEATRQVIDEEGWFHTGDLATMSADGHIFIRGRIKNMLLGSNGQNVFPEEIENQLNSMAMVNESLVVQEGERLVGLVYPDTDEMEALGLSVDDLEGVMEQNRQELNLLLPSYCKLSAIRLHETEFEKTPKRSIKRYLYQHL, from the coding sequence ATGAAAGAGATACCGAGCTTCAATTCGTATATCGAAAGAAGCATCACAGAACATTGGGAACAAGATGCCCTGACCGACTATAAAGGCCGGACATTACAGTTTCACGATGTGGCCAGAAAGATTGAAAAACTGCACATCCTGTTCGAAAATGGCGGACTCTGCAAGGGCGACAAGATTGCCATCTGCGGGCGAAACAGCGCACATTGGGCCGTGACCTTTCTGGCTACGCTCACCTATGGGGCGGTGGCAGTGCCGATACAGAGCGAGTTTACGCCCGATCAGATTTATCATATCGTGAACCATTCGGAGGCGAAACTGCTGCTCGTGGGCGACCTTGTGGCTCCTCATATTCAGCCAGAGCCTATGCCGGGCATTGAAGCACTGATCTATCTGCCCGACTTCTCTCTGCTGGCGAGCCGCTCCGAGCGACTTTCCTTTGCTCGCGAACACCTCAATGAACTGTTCGGAAAGAAATATCCCAAATATTTCCGCAAGAAACACGTGGCCTATCATCGAGACACGGCAGAAGAATTGGCCTTGATCAACTATACAAGCGGTACGACGGGCTTCTCAAAAGGGGTGATGTTGCCCTACAGGGCCTTATGGGGCAATCTCGACTTTCTGCTCCATGACATCGCGCCTCACCTCCCGCGGGGATGCCACTTCTTGAGCATTCTGCCCATGGCGCATATGTATGGGCAGATGTTCGAGTTTCTTTTGGCTTTCTGCATCGGGGCGCACAACTTCTTTATCACCCGTCAACCCTCGCCAACGCTCATCGTCGAGGCTTTGCAGCAGGTGCGACCCGCGCTGGTGTCTGCCGTTCCGTTGATGGTAGACAAGATTGTGCGCAAGAAAATCTTCCCACAGGTACAGAACAATCGGGTAAAACTGTTGCTGAACATGCCGGTTATCGGTCGGAAAGTGCGGCAACGGCTGTGCGAAATGGTGCGCGATGTGTTCGGTGGGAACGTCTATGAGGTGATTGTCGGCGGTGCCAGTCTGAATAAAGAGATAGAAGAGTTTCTTACGTCTATCGGCTTTCCCATCACCATCGTGTATGGAACGACGGAGACGGCACCGGTGATTACTTTTACCGACCACAAGAAATTCGTGCCCGGCTCTTGCGGTATGCCCGTCAGACATATGGACGTGAAGATTGCAGGCAGTGTTTCGGCCGACGTTCCGGGCGAAATCGTGACACGAGGCCTCAACGTGATGCACGGATATTATAAAAACGAGGAGGCCACTCGCCAGGTGATCGACGAGGAAGGCTGGTTCCACACGGGCGATTTGGCCACGATGAGTGCCGACGGACATATCTTTATTCGTGGAAGAATCAAGAATATGTTGCTCGGTTCGAATGGGCAGAACGTCTTTCCCGAAGAGATTGAAAACCAACTCAACTCGATGGCGATGGTGAACGAAAGCCTCGTGGTGCAGGAAGGCGAACGATTGGTGGGCTTGGTCTATCCCGACACCGACGAGATGGAGGCTCTCGGCCTCTCTGTCGACGACCTCGAGGGCGTGATGGAGCAGAATCGACAGGAGCTGAACCTGCTTCTCCCTTCTTATTGCAAACTGTCGGCCATCCGTCTGCACGAGACCGAATTTGAAAAGACACCCAAACGCAGCATCAAACGCTATTTATACCAACATCTCTAA
- a CDS encoding pyridoxal phosphate-dependent aminotransferase — protein sequence MAQLSDRLNRLSPSATLAMSQKSSEMKAQGIDVINLSVGEPDFPTPDNIKAAAKKAVDENYSKYSPVPGYAELRRAIVAKLKRENQLEYTVDEVMTSNGAKQCVCNAVMALVNSGDEVIIPAPYWVSYPQMVKLAGGNPIYVNAGFEQNFKMTPEQLEAAITPKTKLLILCSPSNPTGSVYSKAELKALAEVIKRHENLFVLADEIYEHIIYIGNHESIAQFEGMKERTIIVNGVSKAYAMTGWRIGFMAAPEWIVKGCNKLQGQYTSGACSVSQKAAEAAYTLDQGCVEDMRLAFERRRNLTVKLAKDIPGLEVNVPEGAFYLFPKCSSFFGKRFDGYAINNASDFAMYLLEVGHVATVGGDAFGDPECFRISYATSDDNIREAMKRIKEALAQLR from the coding sequence ATGGCACAATTATCTGACAGACTCAACCGACTTTCACCCTCTGCCACCTTGGCCATGTCGCAGAAAAGCAGCGAGATGAAAGCCCAAGGGATAGATGTCATCAACCTGAGCGTGGGCGAACCCGACTTCCCTACGCCCGACAACATCAAGGCTGCGGCCAAAAAAGCCGTGGATGAAAACTACTCGAAGTATTCTCCTGTCCCTGGCTACGCAGAACTGAGACGGGCAATTGTGGCCAAATTGAAAAGAGAAAACCAACTGGAATATACCGTAGACGAGGTGATGACCTCTAATGGAGCCAAGCAATGCGTCTGCAATGCGGTGATGGCTTTGGTCAATTCGGGCGACGAAGTGATTATCCCTGCGCCCTACTGGGTGAGCTACCCTCAGATGGTGAAGCTGGCCGGAGGAAATCCTATCTATGTGAACGCCGGATTTGAACAAAACTTCAAGATGACACCCGAGCAGCTGGAAGCTGCTATCACGCCGAAAACCAAACTGTTGATACTCTGCTCGCCCAGTAATCCAACAGGTAGCGTATACTCCAAAGCCGAACTAAAAGCATTGGCAGAGGTAATCAAACGACACGAGAATCTGTTCGTTCTGGCAGATGAGATCTACGAACACATTATTTATATAGGGAACCATGAGAGCATCGCTCAGTTTGAAGGAATGAAAGAACGCACCATCATCGTCAACGGGGTGTCGAAAGCCTACGCCATGACGGGTTGGAGAATCGGTTTCATGGCGGCCCCGGAGTGGATTGTGAAAGGCTGCAACAAACTGCAAGGGCAGTATACCAGCGGTGCGTGCTCTGTGAGTCAGAAGGCGGCAGAGGCAGCTTACACCCTCGATCAAGGCTGCGTGGAAGACATGCGCCTGGCTTTTGAACGGCGAAGAAATCTCACCGTGAAGCTGGCTAAAGACATTCCGGGCTTGGAAGTGAACGTGCCCGAGGGGGCTTTCTATCTGTTCCCCAAGTGCAGCAGCTTCTTTGGTAAACGTTTCGATGGTTATGCGATTAACAATGCTTCCGACTTTGCCATGTACCTCCTCGAAGTGGGACACGTGGCAACAGTGGGTGGCGATGCCTTTGGCGACCCCGAATGCTTCAGAATCAGCTATGCCACCAGCGATGACAACATCCGCGAGGCCATGAAACGCATCAAAGAAGCCCTGGCACAGTTGAGATAA
- a CDS encoding MotA/TolQ/ExbB proton channel family protein: MMATQKTASPAKKSQGFQGIRAAFWVIVCCFIVAACFFKFYLGNPIHFQGGDPEGHPLDIWGTIYKGGLVVPVIQTLLLTVLALSVERWLALRNAFGRGSLTKFVVNIKAALNEKDFNKAQQLCDKQKGSVANVVSASLNAYKMMEAATGIKKAQKIAKIQQAHEEATQLEMPTLQMNLPILATLVTLGTLTGLLGTVTGMIKSFQALAAGGGGDSLALSAGISEALINTAFGITTSWFAVISYGFFTNKIDKLTYAVDEVGYSIAQTYEANHEDEV; the protein is encoded by the coding sequence ATTATGGCAACACAAAAGACAGCCAGCCCTGCTAAAAAATCACAGGGCTTTCAAGGTATTAGAGCAGCATTTTGGGTAATCGTTTGCTGTTTCATCGTAGCAGCATGCTTCTTCAAGTTCTATCTTGGCAATCCTATTCACTTCCAAGGTGGCGATCCCGAAGGACATCCGCTGGACATCTGGGGCACCATTTACAAAGGTGGTTTGGTGGTTCCGGTGATTCAGACCTTGCTCTTGACCGTGCTTGCACTCTCTGTAGAGCGTTGGTTGGCTCTGCGTAATGCTTTCGGAAGAGGCTCCTTGACCAAGTTCGTGGTGAACATCAAAGCCGCCCTCAATGAGAAAGACTTCAACAAGGCACAACAGCTCTGCGACAAGCAGAAAGGCTCTGTAGCCAATGTCGTATCTGCTTCGCTGAACGCTTACAAGATGATGGAAGCAGCAACCGGCATTAAGAAAGCCCAGAAGATCGCTAAGATTCAGCAGGCTCACGAAGAAGCTACACAGCTCGAAATGCCTACGCTGCAGATGAACCTCCCGATTCTCGCCACTTTGGTAACACTGGGTACGCTGACGGGTCTTCTCGGTACGGTAACGGGTATGATCAAATCGTTCCAGGCTTTGGCTGCCGGTGGTGGTGGCGACTCTCTCGCATTGTCTGCCGGTATTTCTGAGGCTCTGATCAATACGGCCTTCGGTATCACAACATCTTGGTTTGCTGTTATTTCTTATGGCTTCTTTACCAATAAGATTGACAAGCTGACTTACGCCGTTGATGAGGTTGGTTATTCTATTGCTCAGACATACGAAGCCAATCACGAAGACGAAGTTTAA
- a CDS encoding biopolymer transporter ExbD yields MGKVKIKKKSTWIDMTPMSDVMVLLLTFFMLTSTFVKNEPVKVVTPGSVSEIKVPEKNVLNILVDKTGKIFMSMDNQNDTQAVLEGMAGQFGVELTKAQMHKFKKDAMWGVPMSDLSSYLSLSETEMAGELKNHGIPTDSIDGKKSEFQLWVEQARTQNPDVKLAIKADESTPYAVVKKVMSELQDMSENRYYLITSYKKVEE; encoded by the coding sequence ATGGGTAAAGTAAAAATTAAGAAGAAGTCTACTTGGATAGACATGACTCCGATGAGCGACGTCATGGTACTTCTGCTGACGTTCTTCATGTTGACCTCAACATTTGTAAAGAACGAACCGGTAAAAGTTGTGACGCCAGGCTCGGTATCGGAAATCAAAGTCCCCGAGAAGAATGTTTTGAATATCTTGGTCGATAAAACCGGGAAGATATTCATGAGCATGGACAACCAAAACGACACACAAGCCGTTCTTGAAGGGATGGCTGGTCAATTTGGTGTAGAGCTGACAAAGGCCCAGATGCATAAGTTCAAGAAAGACGCTATGTGGGGGGTACCCATGAGCGACCTCTCTTCTTATCTCAGTCTTTCTGAAACAGAGATGGCTGGTGAACTGAAAAATCATGGCATCCCTACAGACAGTATCGACGGCAAAAAGAGTGAGTTCCAACTCTGGGTAGAACAAGCTCGCACTCAAAACCCTGATGTCAAACTCGCCATCAAGGCAGACGAGAGTACTCCGTACGCTGTTGTGAAGAAAGTAATGTCAGAACTACAGGACATGAGTGAGAACCGGTACTATTTGATTACATCGTACAAAAAGGTGGAGGAATAA
- a CDS encoding biopolymer transporter ExbD, which translates to MAELVEQGKGGGKQKKKDVRVDFTPMVDMMMLLITFFMLCTSLAKPQTMELSMPSNDKNMQDADKSVTKASQTITIYVAGNNKIYHVDGLPNYSDPSILQETTWGADGIRKVLQNHQTEDGSIPVQAIMAAKRKLDQKKLNDSKFTQAEYDKALSKIKGGEVDGQKIPTLTIIIKATDKASYKNLVDVLDEMQICSIGKYVIDKINPQDLELLKKRGIE; encoded by the coding sequence ATGGCAGAATTAGTTGAACAAGGCAAAGGCGGCGGAAAACAAAAAAAGAAAGACGTCCGCGTTGACTTCACCCCTATGGTGGACATGATGATGCTTCTTATCACGTTCTTCATGCTTTGTACCTCGCTGGCTAAGCCACAGACGATGGAATTGAGTATGCCGAGTAACGATAAGAACATGCAAGATGCAGATAAGTCGGTAACAAAGGCTTCACAGACCATTACGATCTATGTAGCCGGAAACAACAAGATTTATCACGTCGATGGATTGCCCAATTACAGCGATCCCTCCATTCTTCAAGAAACGACATGGGGCGCAGACGGTATTCGTAAAGTGCTCCAGAATCACCAAACGGAAGACGGATCGATTCCTGTTCAGGCAATTATGGCTGCTAAGAGAAAACTGGATCAAAAGAAGTTGAACGACTCCAAATTTACACAGGCAGAGTACGATAAGGCTCTTTCCAAAATTAAAGGCGGAGAAGTGGATGGGCAGAAAATCCCAACCTTGACCATTATCATCAAGGCCACCGATAAAGCTTCTTACAAGAACTTGGTAGATGTTCTCGACGAAATGCAGATATGCAGTATTGGTAAGTATGTCATTGACAAAATCAATCCCCAGGATCTTGAGCTTCTCAAGAAACGAGGAATTGAGTAA
- a CDS encoding energy transducer TonB, with product MSKIDLVAGDWVDLVFEGKNQAYGAYKLRKGTTKRNIIAMFAVLAAAVVLFSFVAIKSVIEANQKAVAVTQANELSALDKVKKKAEVKQKPKVNVEPEKVVERVKSSVKFTAPVIKKDSEVKPEDELKTQEEIMTTKTAIGALDVKGNDDANGEVLKIKEVVAQPEPKPEVETKIFEVVEQMPTFPGGDAALMEFLRKNVVYPVVAQENGVQGRVVISFVVERDGSITDVKVARSVDPSLDREAARVVKSMPNWIPGKQNGSSVRVKYNVPVSFRLQ from the coding sequence ATGTCAAAGATAGATTTGGTTGCAGGCGATTGGGTCGACTTGGTGTTTGAAGGTAAGAACCAAGCTTATGGTGCTTACAAACTCCGCAAGGGAACTACCAAGCGAAACATTATCGCTATGTTCGCTGTACTTGCTGCTGCTGTAGTCCTGTTCTCGTTCGTTGCAATTAAAAGCGTGATAGAAGCGAATCAGAAGGCAGTCGCCGTTACACAGGCCAACGAACTTTCTGCTCTTGATAAGGTAAAGAAGAAAGCAGAGGTAAAACAGAAACCGAAAGTGAATGTTGAACCCGAGAAAGTGGTTGAACGTGTGAAAAGCTCGGTGAAGTTTACCGCACCTGTTATCAAGAAAGATAGTGAAGTAAAACCTGAAGACGAGCTGAAGACGCAAGAAGAGATTATGACCACCAAAACCGCTATCGGTGCGCTTGATGTAAAGGGTAACGATGACGCTAATGGTGAAGTACTCAAGATTAAGGAAGTGGTGGCACAACCTGAGCCCAAACCCGAAGTGGAAACAAAGATCTTCGAGGTGGTGGAGCAAATGCCTACCTTCCCCGGAGGCGATGCTGCCTTAATGGAATTCTTGAGAAAGAACGTTGTATATCCCGTTGTAGCACAAGAGAACGGTGTTCAGGGACGTGTCGTTATCTCGTTCGTTGTAGAGCGTGATGGCTCTATCACCGACGTGAAGGTGGCTCGTTCCGTAGACCCTTCATTGGATAGAGAAGCAGCCCGTGTGGTAAAGAGCATGCCTAACTGGATTCCCGGTAAGCAAAATGGCTCTTCTGTACGTGTGAAGTACAACGTTCCGGTGTCATTCAGATTGCAATAA
- a CDS encoding PstS family phosphate ABC transporter substrate-binding protein yields the protein MKKYTSYILVGLTLCAYVLASCGERKRKDGRTDTYSSGVIRFASDESFSPIIDEERNIFQSTYPNAKVNPIYTNESDGINRLLKGSVNLVITSRDLKKAEYQNFIDRQFRPQTIKLAYDGLALIVNKNNNDTCISVKDFARVLRGEVRTWADLFPGSKRGDIIVVFDNRKSSTVHFVEDSVLGGKPIINPNAVATNKTAEVIDYVEKTPGAIGIIGSNWLNDKRDTTNLTFNKNIRLMSVSKKDKGTPANSWKPYQYYIYNGNYPLIRTIYALLNDPYNGLPWGFAQFIASPKGQMIILKSGLLPVQGNITIRDVNVNQ from the coding sequence ATGAAGAAATACACATCTTACATCTTAGTAGGATTAACACTGTGTGCTTACGTCTTGGCTTCCTGCGGAGAGCGGAAGCGCAAAGACGGGCGGACAGATACATATTCGTCAGGGGTGATTCGTTTCGCCTCTGACGAAAGTTTTAGTCCCATTATCGACGAAGAACGGAATATTTTTCAGTCTACATATCCAAATGCAAAAGTAAATCCCATTTACACAAACGAGTCGGATGGGATTAATCGGCTTCTTAAAGGCAGCGTGAATTTGGTCATCACCAGTCGCGACCTAAAGAAAGCAGAATATCAAAACTTTATCGATCGACAGTTCCGTCCACAGACCATCAAACTGGCATACGACGGATTGGCGTTGATTGTTAACAAAAACAATAACGATACTTGCATCTCTGTGAAAGATTTTGCCAGAGTGCTGAGAGGAGAAGTAAGAACGTGGGCCGATTTATTCCCCGGTTCGAAAAGAGGAGACATTATTGTAGTCTTCGATAACAGAAAGTCGAGCACTGTACACTTTGTCGAAGACTCGGTGTTAGGTGGGAAACCGATCATCAATCCCAATGCGGTGGCTACTAACAAGACTGCAGAAGTGATCGACTACGTGGAAAAAACACCAGGCGCCATAGGTATTATCGGTAGTAATTGGCTGAACGATAAGCGAGATACCACCAACCTCACCTTTAACAAGAACATTCGTTTAATGTCGGTAAGCAAAAAAGACAAGGGCACACCTGCCAATAGTTGGAAGCCTTACCAATATTATATATATAACGGGAATTATCCCTTGATTCGCACGATCTATGCCTTATTGAACGACCCTTACAACGGATTGCCTTGGGGATTTGCCCAATTCATTGCCTCACCAAAGGGACAAATGATTATTCTTAAGTCGGGGTTGCTGCCCGTACAGGGTAACATAACCATAAGGGATGTTAATGTTAATCAATAG